From the genome of Impatiens glandulifera chromosome 9, dImpGla2.1, whole genome shotgun sequence, one region includes:
- the LOC124916669 gene encoding 3-phosphoinositide-dependent protein kinase B-like: MAFDPNSVPMDLRQLNIVRAMPEETRNTPVTAPGRIVDGYHVNVNTSHVYYPPATISGDSGFIQQQYLPPAGWCPSPHMPLPPSSSSSSVPSSDDFGDDSVSGRKVKFLCSFGGKVFPRPSDGTLRYVGGHTRIISVRKDVSFNELVQKMADTYGRSVVIKYQLPDEDLDALVSVSCPDDLENMMDEYEKLTEKSLDGSAKLRVFLFSSSDLDLAGMVHFGEVQDSGQKYVEAVNGLISDVSLTSLSSNQHSDVNCYSEVLDNVVSYVEPSGNRFGIHAEPEQEPITPVNFQPAGTYLQAFGSPHFNVKPNNNMVQTSFLQPQDFNVSPHGVPVMSERNPSFNNCYTCESVLPRAHSDPVAQGLRESPMSNNVSDMNRVYHTIQSDEMITGHLKNKSLLGSSLLGVYKEDDRELDGKLSEFTHKDPFFQCSTTSEIFLPDFYQRDSPKVTTNLGIHSMPSDQESSYENTIFSLVDQADGGGDTSNSLFSNQDPWNLCYDTHLTLPKPNQHSQISKGSAEEQIKHELQAVAEGVASSVLQAPIHRNPSNPDLTGNNERNSEEKKINFGFPISDGIGRLQIIKNSDLEELQELGSGTFGTVYHGKWRGTDVAIKRINERCFAGKASEEHRMVDDFWNEAIKLADLHHPNVVAFYGVVLDGPGGSVATVTEYMVNGSLRTALQKNEKSLDRRKRLLIATDVAFGMEYLHGRNIVHFDLKSDNLLVNLRDPHRPICKVGDLGLSKVKCHTLISGGVRGTLPWMAPELLNGSSSLVSDKVDVFSFAIVMWELLTGEEPYADLHYGAIIGGIVSNTLRPAVPESCDPEWRLLMERCWSSEPSERPSFTDIANELRAMATKSTPQSSPRN; the protein is encoded by the exons ATGGCTTTCGATCCGAACTCTGTGCCTATGGATTTGCGTCAATTGAATATAGTAAGAGCAATGCCTGAAGAGACTCGAAATACTCCGGTTACAGCACCAGGAAGGATCGTCGATGGTTACCATGTAAATGTAAATACCTCTCATGTTTATTATCCGCCGGCAACAATATCTGGTGATTCAGGTTTTATCCAGCAACAATATTTGCCGCCAGCCGGCTGGTGCCCTTCTCCTCATATGCCATTGcctccatcatcatcatcatccagtGTTCCTTCAAGTGATGACTTTGGGGATGATTCTGTTTCTGGTAGGAAAGTGAAATTCCTGTGTAGTTTTGGCGGAAAGGTTTTCCCAAGGCCTAGTGATGGAACATTGAGATATGTTGGTGGGCATACCAGGATCATTAGTGTGAGGAAAGATGTGAGTTTCAATGAATTAGTTCAGAAAATGGCTGATACTTATGGACGAAGTGTTGTGATTAAGTATCAGTTGCCAGATGAGGATCTGGACGCGCTTGTGTCGGTTTCCTGTCCAGATGATTTGGAGAACATGATGGATGAGTACGAGAAGCTGACTGAGAAATCGTTAGATGGGTCGGCTAAACTGAGAGTCTTCTTGTTCTCATCTTCGGATCTTGATTTGGCTGGAATGGTTCATTTTGGTGAAGTGCAAGATAGTGGTCAGAAATATGTGGAAGCGGTTAATGGGTTGATATCAGATGTTAGTTTAACAAGTTTATCTTCTAACCAGCATTCAGACGTCAATTGTTACTCTGAGGTTCTTGACAATGTTGTTTCTTATGTGGAACCATCTGGTAATAGGTTTGGAATTCATGCCGAACCCGAACAAGAACCTATTACACCAGTTAACTTCCAACCTGCTGGAACTTATTTGCAAGCATTTGGCTCTCCTCATTTCAATGTGAAACCGAATAATAATATGGTTCAGACATCGTTTTTGCAACCTCAAGATTTCAATGTTTCTCCCCATGGGGTCCCGGTTATGTCTGAAAGAAACCCGAGTTTTAATAATTGCTATACGTGTGAAAGTGTATTGCCTCGTGCCCATTCAGATCCGGTTGCACAGGGTCTTAGGGAAAGTCCTATGAGTAATAATGTGTCGGATATGAACCGAGTTTATCATACTATCCaatcggatgaaatgataactgGTCATCTCAAGAACAAGTCATTGTTGGGTTCTAGTCTATTGGGGGTTTATAAAGAAGATGATAGAGAATTGGATGGAAAATTATCTGAATTTACACATAAAGATCCTTTCTTTCAATGTTCAACCACAAGTGAGATTTTCTTGCCTGATTTTTACCAGCGGGATTCACCCAAAGTGACGACGAATTTGGGGATTCATTCTATGCCCTCTGATCAGGAATCTTCTTatgaaaatacaatattttctCTTGTCGATCAAGCTGATGGAGGAGGGGATACTTCAAACTCTCTTTTCAGTAACCAGGATCCCTGGAATTTGTGTTATGATACTCATCTTACCCTACCTAAACCTAATCAGCATTCTCAAATAAGCAAAG GATCAGCTGAGGAACAGATCAAGCACGAACTTCAAGCTGTTGCTGAAGGTGTAGCATCTTCCGTTCTTCAGGCACCAATACATCGGAATCCTTCCAACCCGGACTTAACTGGAAACAATGAGAGAAATTCCGAG GAGaaaaagattaattttggaTTCCCAATTTCAGATGGTATTGGAAGATTACAG ATAATAAAGAACAGTGACCTTGAAGAACTTCAAGAACTGGGTTCTGGAACTTTCGGTACAGTCTATCATGGGAAGTGGAGAGGCACTGATGTCGCGATTAAAAGGATTAACGAAAGGTGCTTTGCTGGAAAAGCTTCAGAAGAACATCGAATGGT AGATGATTTCTGGAATGAGGCGATCAAGCTTGCTGATTTGCACCATCCAAATGTAGTCGCCTTTTATGGTGTTGTCCTCGACGGTCCTGGAGGTTCTGTGGCAACAGTTACGGAATATATGGTCAATGGTTCACTTAGAACTGCTCTACAAAAGAATGAAAA GAGTCTAGATAGGCGTAAGCGTCTTTTGATTGCTACGGATGTGGCGTTCGGGATGGAATACTTACACGGAAGAAATATAGTTCATTTTGATTTGAAAAGCGACAACTTGCTTGTTAACCTACGCGATCCTCATCGTCCAATATGCAAg GTTGGTGATCTTGGCCTGTCGAAGGTGAAGTGTCATACATTAATATCGGGTGGGGTACGAGGAACACTCCCTTGGATGGCTCCGGAGCTTCTGAATGGAAGCAGTAGTCTCGTATCTGATAAGGTTGATGTCTTCTCATTCGCAATCGTGATGTGGGAGCTCTTAACCGGTGAAGAACCATACGCAGACTTACATTATGGAGCCATTATAG GTGGGATTGTGAGCAACACATTGCGTCCTGCTGTGCCCGAATCATGCGACCCGGAGTGGCGGTTACTAATGGAGAGATGTTGGTCTTCCGAGCCGTCAGAGAGACCGAGCTTCACTGATATTGCTAATGAACTTAGAGCCATGGCCACTAAGAGTACTCCTCAATCATCTCCCAGAAACTGA